The following coding sequences are from one Triticum aestivum cultivar Chinese Spring chromosome 5A, IWGSC CS RefSeq v2.1, whole genome shotgun sequence window:
- the LOC123103352 gene encoding D-aminoacyl-tRNA deacylase, translating into MVVLVVATASDPASIGPAAAFLAMPGWSPGPPIPEGMESFTNGNVRLLKHERSIVAEDDLDRRWQEATGEAVSEVIFLSKHTAVSNRPALTVHPIGVPHLREDETPPQGGRPGWAAVPNPRIGPWFRLMQKVAADQGLVPEFEITLEATHHGPLTSTPTMFVEIGSTQEYWGRQDAAQAIALVLWKGLGLEEGNAVGTWLGSGEKVLLGIGGGHYAPRHTDIVIKDGVWVGHLLSGYSLPMDAPPQVNGKSSGEVGGMWKHSIKVSYEATKAGFPGGKVIAHLDQKSFKGWQKNAITSYLQEQNIRIGKPNDFLCTKTWPCPQGKPSK; encoded by the exons ATGGTTGTTCTCGTGGTAGCGACGGCGTCCGACCCGGCGTCCATCGGCCCCGCCGCCGCGTTCCTGGCTATGCCTGGCTGGTCCCCCGGCCCGCCCATCCCG GAGGGGATGGAGAGCTTTACAAATGGGAATGTTAGGTTATTGAAGCATGAACGCAGCATTGTTGCAGAGGATGATCTTGACCGTCGGTGGCAGGAAGCCACTGGAGAGGCTGTTTCCGAGGTCATATTCCTCAGCAAACACACTGCAGTCTCCAACCGCCCTGCACTCACTGTCCATCCAATCG GTGTGCCACATCTGAGGGAGGATGAGACCCCCCCTCAAGGTGGGAGGCCTGGATGGGCAGCGGTGCCAAACCCTCGAATTGGCCCATGGTTCCGGTTGATGCAAAAGGTTGCTGCAGACCAAGGTCTTGTTCCAGAGTTTGAG ATTACACTTGAAGCTACTCACCATGGACCACTTACCAGTACACCCACGATGTTTGTTGAGATAG GAAGTACACAAGAATACTGGGGTAGACAAGATGCTGCGCAGGCCATTGCTCTA GTTCTATGGAAAGGTCTTGGTCTTGAGGAAGGAAATGCTGTTGGAACTTGGCTGGG GAGTGGTGAAAAGGTTCTACTAGGTATCGGTGGTGGTCACTACGCCCCTCGTCATACGGATATTGTCAT CAAAGATGGTGTCTGGGTGGGTCATCTCCTGTCTGGTTACTCTTTGCCAATGGACGCTCCGCCTCAAGTAAATGGAAAGAGTTCTGGTGAGGTTGGTGGGATGTGGAAGCATTCCATCAAAGTTTCGTATGAAGCCACGAAGGCAGGATTTCCTGGTGGTAAAGTTATAGCACATCTTGATCAGAA GAGCTTCAAGGGCTGGCAAAAGAACGCCATCACGAGCTATTTGCAGGAGCAAAATATCAGGATAGGAAAACCCAACGATTTCCTCTGCACAAAAACTTGGCCGTGCCCACAAGGCAAGCCGTCGAAGTGA